CTGGCTGGACATCTTGGAAACAAGAAAACAAGAGAAAGAATTATGAGAAACTTCTTTTGGCCAGGtatgtatatagatatatcTCGGTATTGTAAGTCATGCTCTATTTGTCAAAAGGGGACGCAAAGAGGGAGAACGCCAAAAGCGAAACTGGTGCCAATTCCAAAGATCGACGTTCCATTTTCCAGAGTAGCGATTGATTTTGTCGGCCCATTAACGATGACGGAAAAGAAATACAGGTATATTCTGGTATGTATGGATTATGCCACTCGATTTCCAGAGGCTTTTCCGATGAAAAATCAAGACGCAGAAAGTGTGGCAAATGCGCTGATAGAAATGTTATCAAGCGTAGGTTTTCCTAAAGAAATTTTATCAGATCAGGGGACAAATTTTATGTCATCTCTCATATCAGAACTGTGCAAAATGCTCAAGGTCCGTAAGCTGTCAACTACCCCTTATCATCCCCAAGCAAACGGGCTAGTAGAAAGATTTAATGGGACTCTTAAACAGATGTTGAAAGCATATGCAGTTGTAGAGCCATTAAAATGGGATGTTCATTTACCATATGTACGTTTTGCCTATAGAGAGGTCCCGAACGAAACAACAGGTTTTACCCCATTTGAACTTCTTTATGCCAGACATGTCAGAGGCCCCCTGGACATATTAAAGGAGCGGTGGGAAGAACCAACCGAGGAACAAACGTCAGTTTTAAGTTACCTGATGGAAACCCGAGAACGGATGGAGACAGTACGTAAAATGGTTACAGATATGGAATCTCTAGCAAAGAAGAATCAGAAAAGATACTATGATAAAAACGTCAGAAACAGAAATTTTGAAGTAGGTCAAAAAGTCTTAGTTTTGTTGCCTACAAGCACTTCGAATCTATTGGCGCAGTGGAAAGGTCCGTATGAGGTGACACAAAAAGTAAgtcctgttgatttcaaagtGAGGTTGTCCAAAAGCAAAGAGACTGTTTACCATGTGAATATGCTGAAGGAATGGTTCGAGAGAGAGCCGGAGGAAAACAGTAAGTCTGAAATTATGGGATGTTTGaatgttatttctattttagCCAATGACGACGTTCAGATAGCAGACGACGTGGTGTCAGATAGAGTTCCGACCCTACAACAGACAGAATCAGCAACGGACGTACAGTATTCAACAAACCAGACTGCAGAGCAAATGGATCAGATTCAGAGGTTAGTTGAAGCATTTGGTGATATTTTTACAGATGTCCCCAAGAGAACGCATTTGATGAAACATTCATTGAAAACTTCTACGGAGGTGCCAATTCAGATGAAACCATATCCGATTCCCTATGCATTACAAAACAAAGTGAAGCGTGAGTTACAGCAAATGATGGACCTTGGTATCATTGAGGAAACGAACAGTCCGTATTCAGCACCAGTCGTCCTCATAAAGAAGAAAGACAACTCGCTGAAATTCATCAGCAAATTAGACCTCACAAAAGGATATTGGCAAGTACCATTTGACGATGACGCTAAGCGTAAAAGTGCATTTGTAACTCCATTTGGACATTTCAGTTTTACAGTTATGCCATTCGGAATGGTGAACGCACCGGCTACTTTTGTTAGACTGGTAAGCAAAGTTCTTACAGGGCTGGATGATTTCACGGAGGCATTCATTGATGATATTGGTATCTATAGCAACACCTGGGAAGACCATCTTGAACATCTGAGAACAGTGTTTGAAGCCTTGAGAAAAGCAAACTTAGCAGCTCGACCGGCAAAATGTGAGTTTGGTTTTAATGAACTTTGTTTTCTTGGTCATACCATAGGGAGTGGGAAAATAAAACCGATGATGTCGAAAGTAGAAGCCATACAAAACTTTCCGATTCCAACTACAAAGAAAAAGGTAAAGTCTTTTCTAGGTATGATTGGGTTCTACCGGAAATTTATTCCAAACTTTGCCACAGTAGCACTTCCGCTTACAGACCTGACGAGAAGGAGAACGCCCAACAAGATCAAATGGACAGACGACCTTCAAAGAGTTGAAAGGTAAGTTACTATCAGAACCAGTTCTTCGAAGTCCAGACTTTAGCAGATCATTTATTTTGCGCACAGACGCAAGCGCACACGGTGCAGGCGCAGTACTAGAACAAGAGTTTGAAGATGGTAAGCATCCAATTtgctttttaggtcacctgagtcactcaggtgacctattgcaattggtcttcgtccgtcgtcgtgcgtcgtgcgtcgtgcgttaacaattttacatttttaacttcttcttgaaaactaccaggccaatcgttaccatttttggtgtgaagcatctctatggtaagaagaatctaaattgtgaaatttatggctctaccacccctggggtgccacgggcggggccaaatatgcaaaaaaagccaaattttcaaaaatcttcttctctacttccacacatgtgaggaaaaaactgaatgcatggttatgatgtccatgaggccctctaccaaaattgtgaaatttatggcccctgggtcaggggttctggctctagggtggggccaatatggccatatagtaaaaatgtattaaatcttagaaaatcttcttctctactcccatatatatttgttaaaaactaaatgcatggttatgatgtccatgaagccctctaccttaattgtgaaattcatgacccctgggtcaggggttcaggctctagggtggggccaatatggccaaatagtaaaaatgtattaaatcttagaaaatcttcttcactactcccatatatatttgttaaaaactaaatgcatgataatgatgtccatgaagccctcaacctaaattgtgaaattcatgacccctcggtcaggggttcaggctctagggtggggccgatatggccaaatagtaaaaatgtattaaatcttagaaaatcttcttctctactccagtatatatttgttaaaaactaaatgcatggttatgatgtccatgaggctctttactaaaattgtgaaattcatgacccctttgttaggtgttcatgctctagggtggggccaagatggccatatagtaaaaatgatttaaatcttaaaaaatcttcttctctactcccacacatgtgggcaaaaaactgaatacatggttatgatatccacaatctcctttacctaaattgtgaaattcatggcccctgggtcaggggttccgGACatggggggggtggggggggggcaatatggcaataaagtgttaatgcatataatgtttaaaaatcttcttctctattctcacacatctgtataaaaaaaccgactaataattatgtttaccaggaagtcctctactgaaattttaattttcatgtcccctgggatatgggttttgactctagggcagggccaaaatggatgtatagatgttaatgcatataacgttaaaaaattatcttctttactcccacacacctgaaaggaaaactaaattcattattttgtagaccagatcttttagtttttcaccaaaattataggtttcacagttctttttgaattaaatgtggttgtcattacaaatttataatttttctactccagtatgaaacctaattaattagatgcatatatgagactccatgacaagtttgtgtattggatatatgctactcaggtgaccgttaaggccaattggcctcttgttaagcAAAAAGTTCAGTCCTGCTGAGAGAAATTATGCTGTTGTAGAAAAAGAGTGCCTAGCTATTGTGTGGGCGGTTCAGAGTCTCAGGGTGTATTTAGAAGGTAAACCATTTGAAATTGAGACTGATCATGCACCATTGCAGTGGTTACAGAGGTCAAAGCTATCTAATCAAAGATTGTTACGTTGGAGTCTTCTTTTGCAGGAGTTTGTGTTCTCGATTAGGTATATTCGTGGTACACAGAATTCAGTTGCAGACTCTTTGTCAAGAATGTGTTCGGATGATGCAATTGACTAATTATATGCTATAGCTTTGTGTCTGGATAAATATGGATTTATATAATGCATTTGTATATAGTTTgcgtttgtttattttcaattttagttTGTTGGTTTGGGTGGACTAAATGTTGTTTAGTCTTATGAGAGGGAGGTATGTAACAAACTAAAATTCGTTGTGTAAAATTATAATTCCCCTTGGTTCACCTTTTCGGTTTATCCTTTGGAGAGCCCCTTGTTTTAATACTTTGACCCTTGGTTACCGTGGTAACATATCAATCCTGTGGGGAGCCCCTCGTTGATACCTTAAATAGTTGGTAAAAGTATGCACTGGTAGTACCCGGGAACATCAGCCGATAGACGTGGTCGTCATCCCGTCTAGTGCTCAGGGGCCTGTTTTAGAAAAACATCAGGTATTTAAACAACCCATTTTTATACGTTTTAACCACACGTGTTTGAATAGGTTTTCGGtagtatgtttttctttttgtttattttatcaggGTCTTTTCTGCCTTGTTTTGCTGTAAATTTCCCCGTCCCTACATAACGTCAATACCTGTCAGGGAAGGAGGGTTCTTGGGTGCTGAAATATTTCCGGCTCCTGTATTTATGAGTAGCCGTTTCCATTTTCATGGGATAATTTATAGAGACTGCTGTTCTACAGTGAGTGAGTGAACTACGGCGGCCCTTTCGACACATCTCTAAAACtacttatgaatttatacctgaGGGTGATCCTCGCAGTTTTACCAATTTATAATCGTCAATGCAGATACATGCTTTAACTTAACATTGTgaaagtttgatatttatataatttgtgtCATTTGAAAACTTATATTCTGTATATTGAGTTTATTGAAAGAAACCTCCAATCAGCGTGGACGAGGCCATGGGTTATTTACATTTCCAAGGAAAACTTTCGTCTAATGAAGCCTCGATAGACCCGTGCGGTATGTGAACTTTCTACACGTACTTCAACTTAGTTCTGGTGGTTGCCGATATACCTAAACCTGACTGTAACCACGTGTTCACCTGAGGGTTCTTCAACACCACGTGCACCGGAACCGGGCTGACTAAATAGACTTTTTCCTTCctttcattatttaatttgtatatttttgtttgtttggtttttttctcgttgaattttctgtttaatttaattttattttgttattagatattttgttaaaaatttcatactTGTTCTGTTGATTAATGTAAGTTCATCAGGATGCATAATCACACATCCTCACAGACATGTTGCGCATTCAGACAATTAGTGTAGGCGATTATAAGTTTCATAATAAATATGAAACGTATCTAAGATTTAGCGATTTATAGTCTGCCCTATGAAAAAATTCGAGTTAACATGTCGCAATTTCAATCCCGAATTTTTAATAGAGTAGCGTTTCTACAGCGATCACCATGAAATGAATTCCCGGTTAACAATGGTGACGATATTCGTCAGAGTCTCATCTGAATTATAAGCCTGTTCTTATGTAGTTCGTGAAAGTCGGCCCGAAATTCGTCTCAGACGGCTGCTTGTTTGGACTAAATGTGGATGAACTTAATCTCTTGCTCGCATCAGTTTTTTTACGTCTTACTTCTTTCCTTCTTACTCTCCATTTCTAcaaattgtttgtttcttaCCTTAAAAAGGCCTAAGTccaacaaaatatcaagttgttgatttgaactgttGTAATTAACGATAgtgtaaagaaatttttattatagAATTACTTGAAAATGATTAGGATTTGTCCTTTAACCAAGCTTATAGAGTGTAAGAGGTTTGATAAACATGCATGCGAGGGTTTTCCTTGAATCTTGCTTAAAAGGTTGAAAtggacacacatacatacacacgcacagcagcaatgctatatccccttcgcaacaagttgcgcgaggggatgataaaacacaaaatacaaaGCACATTGTTCAGTGACCTAAAACATATTGTTCTTTTCTAATAGAAGGAAGAATTGAGACTGCGGACATCGTCCAGTATCG
This portion of the Magallana gigas chromosome 7, xbMagGiga1.1, whole genome shotgun sequence genome encodes:
- the LOC136269953 gene encoding uncharacterized protein, coding for MSHMPKWMTELITKGSSVKDCLELEKVRLAHEREERQAKRDRDKWEAEKEIKLKELALKERELETGPSPQSVQTPSVKLPKFEGQDPDVFLKSYEKIAGLQKWDKSQWAVRLVPMLSGKALEAYSRLSDEESDNYDAIKTAILKRYELTSEAYRDKFRKCRQFSDESFKDFVVLAERFFHHWCDREDIGSDYELLFDLILREQVIGSGLNALQLWVREHTPKSIKDVITLSESFQVAHKGSNAGGGRGNAGEKPGPRPNKFVSGKVHALCLDSPFADVIIGNNVSIVVPKEAAPLSMIETAETVDEEECGVVQTRLETRKQEDAKKPKLDDLKEVDTEHEGMWCNRKKLIEHQKTDDSLKSVLEMAQNGPHEGKSYFILKNDLLYRVFDSDSGEKVFQIVAPKKLRSSIMSLAHDTPLAGHLGNKKTRERIMRNFFWPEAFPMKNQDAESVANALIEMLSSVGFPKEILSDQGTNFMSSLISELCKMLKVRKLSTTPYHPQANGLVERFNGTLKQMLKAYAVVEPLKWDVHLPYVRFAYREVPNETTGFTPFELLYARHVRGPLDILKERWEEPTEEQTSVLSYLMETRERMETVRKMVTDMESLAKKNQKRYYDKNVRNRNFEVGQKVLVLLPTSTSNLLAQWKGPYEVTQKVSPVDFKVRLSKSKETVYHVNMLKEWFEREPEENSKSEIMGCLNVISILANDDVQIADDVVSDRVPTLQQTESATDVQYSTNQTAEQMDQIQRLVEAFGDIFTDVPKRTHLMKHSLKTSTEVPIQMKPYPIPYALQNKVKRELQQMMDLGIIEETNSPYSAPVVLIKKKDNSLKFISKLDLTKGYWQVPFDDDAKRKSAFVTPFGHFSFTVMPFGMVNAPATFVRLVSKVLTGLDDFTEAFIDDIGIYSNTWEDHLEHLRTVFEALRKANLAARPAKCEFGFNELCFLGHTIGSGKIKPMMSKVEAIQNFPIPTTKKKVKSFLGMIGFYRKFIPNFATVALPLTDLTRRRTPNKIKWTDDLQRVERSPESLR